One genomic region from Epinephelus fuscoguttatus linkage group LG8, E.fuscoguttatus.final_Chr_v1 encodes:
- the LOC125893452 gene encoding atrial natriuretic peptide receptor 1-like — MACWKEGTILLLVLLVLLDPQPVIGRSSRHRSLRRQTRGHHEYRPQHNITLAVILPQTNTDYPWAWPRIGPALERAIKEVNADPTLLPDHHLVYAFKNSEKDGICSESIAPLVAVDLKFAYDPWAFIGPGCSYTSSPVGLFTTHWNVPMVTAGAPAVAFYGGVYPSITNTGPTHKKLGKFALRICEHFEWREHVMLMFSDNKEDDRPCYFAVEGLYTELKGINITIAAMMSAH, encoded by the coding sequence ATGGCTTGTTGGAAGGAGGGCACCATTCTCTTGCTGGTTCTGCTGGTTCTGCTCGACCCACAGCCGGTCATCGGGAGATCATCTCGACATCGTAGCTTGAGACGTCAAACTCGAGGCCACCATGAATACCGGCCGCAGCACAACATCACGCTGGCTGTTATTTTACCACAGACCAACACAGATTACCCGTGGGCTTGGCCTCGCATTGGTCCTGCCCTGGAGCGAGCCATCAAAGAAGTCAACGCCGACCCCACCCTGCTCCCTGACCACCACCTCGTCTATGCTTTCAAGAACAGCGAAAAGGATGGAATCTGCTCCGAGTCCATTGCCCCGCTCGTGGCTGTGGACCTTAAATTTGCGTATGACCCGTGGGCTTTCATCGGGCCTGGCTGCTCCTACACCTCCTCCCCTGTTGGACTCTTCACCACCCACTGGAACGTTCCCATGGTTACAGCGGGTGCTCCAGCCGTCGCCTTTTACGGTGGAGTCTACCCGTCCATCACCAACACAGGCCCCACCCACAAGAAGTTGGGGAAGTTCGCCCTGCGGATCTGTGAGCACTTTGAGTGGCGGGAGCATGTGATGCTTATGTTCAGTGACAACAAGGAGGATGATCGGCCTTGTTACTTTGCTGTGGAGGGTTTGTACACAGAGCTGAAGGGCATCAACATCACCATCGCTGCAATGATGTCAGCGCACTAA